In Eretmochelys imbricata isolate rEreImb1 chromosome 14, rEreImb1.hap1, whole genome shotgun sequence, a genomic segment contains:
- the LOC144275242 gene encoding olfactory receptor 14A16-like, with protein MSNQTTMTEFLLLGFSDVPELQILYFVVFLVLYLISLLGNLLIITAIALDHHLHAPMYFFLMNLSILDLGSISATIPKSMANSLMNTRSISYSGCVAQVFLVVFFASADFAILTIMAYDRYTAICQPLHYETVMNRRACVQMAASAWTSVLLYSALHTGNTFAISFCGGNKVEQFFCEVPQLLKLACSDSDLSEVRFLIFSVCLSSSCFVFIIVTYVQIFTTVLSIPSEQGRHKAFSTCLPHLIVVSLVICTGTFAYLKPTSSSPSVPNLLVAVLYSVLPPMMNPIIYSMRNKALRGALNKLIVWRLFSKNKMSLFLLQ; from the coding sequence atgtccaaccaaaccaccaTGACCGAATTCCTTCTCCTGGGGTTCTCTGATGTTCCAGAACTGCAGATTTTatactttgtggtgtttctagtgctttacctgatatccctactggggaaccttctcatcatcacagccatagcccttgaccaccaccttcacgcccccatgtacttcttcctgatgaatctgtccatcctagaccttggctccatctctgccaccatccccaaatccatggccaaCTCCCTCATGAACACAAgatcgatttcttattctggatgcgttgcccaagtctttctcgtcgtcttcttcgcttcagcagattttgccatactgaccatcatggcgtacgaccgATACACTgccatctgccaaccactgcactatgagacagtgatgaacagaagagcttgtgtccaaatggcagccagtgcctggaccaGTGTTCTTCTCTACTCTGCATTGCACACTGGAAACACCTTTGCAATATCCTTTTGTGGAGGCAACAAGGTGGAGCAGTTCTTCTGTGAAGTCCCGCAGCTACTCAAGCTCGCTTGCTctgactcagacctcagtgaagtCAGGTTTCTCATCTTTAGTGTGTGCTTATCCTCAAGCTGCTTTGTTTTCATAATTgtgacatatgttcagatcttcaccACAGTTCTGAGtatcccctctgagcagggcaggcataaagccttctccacctgcctccctcacctcattgtggtctcCTTGGTTATTTGCACGGGGACCTTTGCCTACttgaaacccacctccagctctcCATCAGTTCCGaatctcttggtggctgttctctattctgtgttgccaccaatgatgaatccgatcatctacagcatgagaaacaaGGCGCTCAGAGGTGCACTGAATAAATTGATAGTTTGGAGGTTATTCTCTAAGAATAAAATGTCCTTATTTCTCCTTCAGTAA